Proteins encoded by one window of Juglans regia cultivar Chandler chromosome 15, Walnut 2.0, whole genome shotgun sequence:
- the LOC108986672 gene encoding uncharacterized protein LOC108986672: MDESGEHMKFQLQELEEIRNDAYESARIYKEKMNAFHDKMISRKEFKIGQKVILYHSRLRLFLGKLRSRWIGLFVVTNIFPHGPVEIQNLATFKVFKVNGYRLKTFYEGFQVKNVAKLDLGDPIYTD, translated from the coding sequence ATGGATGAAAGTGGAGAACACATGAAATTTCAACTACAAGAATTAGAGGAAATTCGCAATGATGCCTACGAGAGTGCAAGGATTTACAAGGAAAAGATGAATGCTTTTCACGACAAGATGATCTCTAGGAAGGAGTTTAAAATTGGTCAAAAAGTCATTCTATACCATTCACGGCTTCGTTTGTTTCTGGGTAAGTTGCGTTCTCGTTGGATTGGACTTTTTGTTGTTACTAATATTTTTCCTCATGGTCcagttgaaattcaaaatttagcaACTTTCAAAGTGTTCAAGGTGAATGGCTATAGACTTAAGACTTTCTATGAAGGTTTCCAAGTAAAGAATGTGGCAAAATTGGACCTTGGGGATCCGATTTATACTGATTGA